In Spirochaeta lutea, the genomic stretch CTCATCGAGGATGCCGTGCACCCTCGCCCCTCCCAACCCCTCACTCAACAAAAAAGGAATCGCTATGATACACAAGCACCGCATAAGAGTATTTGCCCGAATAACCCTAATGCTGCTGGCAAGCATCGTTCTCCTGGCAAGCTGCGCCACCGGGTCAGGCCCATCTCCCCACGCCGCTGTCGGATCTGAATCCGGCCCCACCTTGCTCGACCATGGTAGCCAGCGTATTTTTCTCAGCGGCATGAACCTTGCATGGATTGATTTCGCCAGGGATCTTACGTCATTCAATGAAGATCGTTTTGTCCAAGCCTTGGATGAGATATCTCAGGCAGGCGGAAATAGTATTCGTTGGTGGATTCACGTAAACGGCAGCCATACCCCGGTATGGGAGGGGGACGCTGTGATCGGAATGCCCGAGGGATCTATCGATACCCTGGAACGGGCCTTAGATCTTGCCTGGGAACGTGGTATTCTTGTAAATATTACCCTGTGGTCCTTCGATATGCTACAAAATCAAAGCACGATGGACCCCCAACGGAACAAACGATTCCTGGAGGACCCAGCCCTGGTTCAATCCTATATTGATACAGCCTTGACTCCTATGGTAGAGCGCCTCGGGTCGCATCCCGCAGTCATTGCCTGGGAGGTGTTCAACGAACCCGAGGGCATGTCAACAGCCTACGGCTGGACACCAACCCGAGTCAGCATGGAAACCATCCAGAGAGTAGTGAACCAGATTGCCGGCGCAATCCATCGAATGGCCCCGGATGCAAAGGTGACCAACGGCAGCTGGAATTTCAGGGTGTTAACGGATATCAGCGGGTTCACCAACTATTACCGTGACGACCGGCTCATCGCTGCCGGGGGCGATCCCCTAGGAACCCTGGATCTGTACCAGGTGCATTTCTACCAGCAGCACTTTTCCGATGCTACCTCGCCCTTCCATCATCCGGCATCCTACTGGGAGTTAGATAAACCCATTGTGATCGGTGAGTTCGCCGCAGTCGGCATTGTCGACATGGGCTCCGGCATAAAGACCTCCTCCACCCTCACACCCCAGGAGGCCTACGAATACGCCTATGCCAACGGGTACGCCGGAGCCTTGGCCTGGACCTGGACGGCGCACGAACCGGAATTCGGCAGCCTCAGCAACATTGAGCCGGGCCTGATGAGCCTAAAATTTTCCCATCCCAGACAGATTCGTATTGATACCGGCACCATCAACCGCACACCCCAAAAAATCGGTACCATTCCCCGGATACTCCTTCCCTTGGATTCGTCGGAACCCAGCAAACCCGTAGATCTATCAACCATCTTCACCGACACCGAGGATCCCAAGGGACTCTCTTATGAAATCCGAATACAAAGCGGAGAGGATATCGCAGAGATCTACCTGGAAGACGGCATCCTTCGTGCCCGGGCAATGCCGGGAAGAGCCGGATCCCTTCGCGGCAGCATCCGCGCCTTGGACAGCGGAGGAAAATGGGTCGAGGACTCTTTATCGGTAACGGTTATTGACCCAGACAGGGGTAACATCGGACTCTTCAAACCCGTCCAAGCCTCCTCTACCGAGGGGGAAGCACATCCTGCCTCATTGGTGAACGACGGCCTCCTTGATACCCGATGGTCCAGCGAGTACGAGGATACCCAATGGCTGCACCTGGATCTTCAGGGGACCTTCACCCTTTCACAGATACATCTATTCTGGGAGGCCGCCTTCGGAACCTCTTATGATATCTCCGTGAGCACCGACGGCACATCCTGGAGCCGGATTATCTCGGAACGCGGTGGCGACGGCGGTGAAGATACCTTTATGCTTGATGAAGTTCCGGCAAGCCATGTACGGGTAGATTTTCATAGCCGGGGAACAGAGTGGGGATTCTCCCTCTGGGAATTGGAAATCATTGGAGAACGGGTTCAGCCCTAACCGCTACAGAACGGCCGACCCACCCGTACCAGGAGACCGCACCGGCTCCCCCCCAAGCAACCCGGGAGGGGGGGGCCGGACCTCTCCAAACAAAGACGGCCCGGCAGATCGACTGCCGGGCCCGCTTTTTCTTCTGTAACATGCGGTAGATTACCGTCTAACCAAGAATACCATCCCCGGACTGACTACCGGACTGAGCCCAATATCAGGCATAGTGTAGAGCCTTCCGCACACAATCGGGATGATAGGCGGATCCTAGGGTCTGCCCAAATCCGGATCATCCCCCACCACTTCGGAGGTCGCCTTAATATAGGAGATGAGCTCATCCGCCTGGGCAAAGGCAAGCCCAACGTAGGTATCCGCTGCACCGTAATAAATGGCAATCCTTCCCGAGGGCGCATCCACCAGGGTTGCGCAGGGGAAAATCACATTATCAACAAAGCCCTGGGTCTCGTAGGCCATTTCCGGGGTTAATAGGAAGTTCTGGCTGCGGTACAGGACCCGGGAGGGCTCATCAAGATCGAGAATCGCCCCACCCATACTGTATACGTACCCGTTGCAGGTCTGGGTTACCCCATGGTAGATCAGGAGCCACCCCTCGCTGGTTTCAATAGGCGCCGGTCCCCCGCCGATTTTCAGGGTTTGCCACCATCCCTGGCCGCCCTTGGACATCACGTGGCGATGCCGTCCCCAGTACACCAAATCGGGGCTTTCGCTGAGAAAAATATCCCCGAAGGGGGTATGGCCACTGTCGCTTGGCCTGGAGAGCAATAAAAACCTTCCCCGGTGCTTCCGGGGAAAGAGAACCCCGTTCCGGTTAAAGGGCAGGAAGGGATTCTCGAGGCGCCGAAAGGTCTTGAAATCCTGGGTACTTGCCAATCCCAGGGCAGCTCCGTGGAAATCGGTACACCAGATGATGTAGTAGGTATCTTCAATCTTCACCAGCCGGGGATCATAGGCATACAGGGGCGGATAATCCTTCCCCTCCCCATCCACCATAGGAATGGGGCTCTCATCGATCTTCCACTGCAATGCATCGGCACTGTACCCCAGATGCAGAAACGGCCGACCATTTACATACTCAGCTCGGAAAACCCCGATAAATCCATCCTCCCAGGGAACTACCGCTGAATTAAACACCCGGGATATTCCTGGGGCTGGATTACGGGGTACCACCGGATTCTCGGAGTACCGCCACACCGGACCTTGGGCCTGGGTGGGCTTAGCCTGCCAGGGCATGGACGGGATCGCCTGCCCCGCCACGGTTATCGTATTCATAAACCTTCCTTTTTATTTGGGTTTGAGGTGATTGTAATGCCAGAGGAAGTCCACGTTATTTAATGGCCCCCTGGGTAAATCCGTTGTAGATATACTTTTGCAGGGTAATAAAGATAAGCAGGGTCGGTATGGTAGCGATGATTACCGCCGCAGAGATAACCTCCCACTGGCTTCCATAGGGCCCCTGAAACTTAAACAGTGCCGTAGACACCATGTGCAAGCTCGGTTTGGGCATGTATAAAAACGGTGTATAGAAGTTATTATACACCCCCACACCCTTAATGATCAAAACGGTGGTTATCGCCGGCTTCAACAGGGGCATGATAATTCTTCGGAAAATAGTGAGGTAGGAAGCCCCCTCAAGCATGGCCGACTCATCGAGGGACACAGGCAAACTGTCTAAAAACTGCAGGAATATGTAAATAGAGATGATATCGGTGCCCATGAAAAGAAGGATACCCGCCATCCTGGTATTGTAGAGCCCCAGAGCATTCACGATCTTGAAGGTGGCAACCTGGGTCGTAACCCCGGGCACCAGGGTTGCAAAGAGAAACAGCATAAGCACCAGCCGTTTCCCGGGGAACGCAAACCGGCTGAGCACGTAGGCGGCCATGGCTCCCAGCACAACCGCTCCGAAGAGGGAGATCGCCATGGTTATACCGGTATTGAGGAAACCCAGAAGCATATTCCCTTCAGTGAAGGCCCGGCGGTAGTTTTCCAGGTTGAGCCAGTTCTGCGGCAGGACCAACGCCCCGGATTGAGCATATTCTGCGGGGGTCTTCAGGGATGCAAACAGTACTACCACTATGGGCAGCAGGGCCGCGAAGGCAGCCATGATCAGCAACGCATAGGACAGCCCCCGGATGAGATAGGCAGTCGAATCACCTTGAGAAATAGAAGCTACCCTGGATTTTCGATAGACGGCATTCCGAACCATTACTGATCCTCCTTTTTGAAGAACAGGTTCTGCATTCCGGTTACCAGAAGGACAATGAAAAAAAGAACCACTGCCATGGCTGAGGCTAACCCGAATTTATTGTACTTGAAGGCGGTCTCAACCGTCTGGATAACGAAGGTGCGGCTTCCGTTGTTCCCGCCGGTCATAATGTAGGGAATTTCAAACACCGAGATGGCTCCGTTTATCGCCAGGATAAGATTGAGCTGCACGATTCGTTTTATGGATGGGTAAATAATGTAGAGGAATTGCTGCCATTTATTCGCGCCGTCGATAGCGGCTGCATCGTAGATTTCCCCGGGAATAGACTGAATAGCTCCCAGGAAGATGACGAAATTAAATCCCATGTATCGCCAGACCGAGGTGGCCGCCAAAGAGATATTAATCAGCCCGGGGTTTCTCAACCAGTACCGTACCGCATCACCGGCCCCAATCAAACGCAAGAAACTATCCAGTGTTCCATCGGGGCGATAGAAATACAGGAAGATAAACCCGATGGCCACCCCGTTCATAAGGAAGGGGAAGAACATCACCCCCTTGAAAAACTCCCTGAACCTAACCCCGTAGCTGATGAGGGTAGCAAAGAATAGGGCAAGGGCGAGCTGCAGGAAGGTCCCTAACAGGTAGTAGAGACTCACCGTCAGGACAGAAAAATACTCGGGATTAGAGAATATTCTCGAATAATTACCCAAACCGACAAACCGGGTATTATCCCCCAAGCCCTTCCACTCCAGCAGGCTGTAATAAAACATATTCAGCACAGGAAGGAGGGTAAACACAAATAGCAGGGCAAGGGGAGCCAACAAAAATGTTCCAATGAGTATTCGCCGCTGCACTTTATAGGACGCGGTTCCCAGCATAGGTACCTCTCTTTTTATGGGTTTCATTCCGGATACAGGCCGGTGTACCGGGGTCTTCCCCCGCTCTGCCGGCCCCTCCGGAGGGAGAACGGGGCGTTACTAGGGGGTCACCACTGCCCGGGCAGCCTTCCAATCCTCATTCAGATCGGCCATGATCTGGTCAAAGGTTTCGTTTCGAGCACCGAAAGCAGCCTCGATAATTCTGGCCTTAAAATTCGGCTCCCAGAGCCCGATTTCACCCTCCCGGTCAATCTCGTCTACCCAGCCCTCTTCCCCGGCCGGGGCGGGGTTATTGCTAACAAAATTCACCCCGAGATCCGCAAAGGCCTGGAGGGACTCTGGAACCTCACCGCCCACCACAGGAGGAATGCCTCCGGTCTCTTTGGCGAATCCGCTCTCCTCCACAAACCAATACAGCCAGGCCAGGGCAGCGGGCTTATTCTTGGAATGAATGTTAACTGCTAGCTTATAGTCACCCCCGCTCGCGGCGCTGACGATACCGTTGTTGTTGTATGGGAAGGGCATGTAGCCCACATCCGAAGGGTCGTCGGCTAAGGCCTGTATCTGGGGTATGGCCCAGCTTCCCAGAACCATGGTGGCAATTTCGCCGTTTCCGAGGCGGGCCTTGGAGCTTTCCCAGTCGGTGGTGGTGGGATCGGCTTCGGCCAGCCCACGGGCCACAATGTCGTACATGAGTTTATACACGATGTAATGGGGTTCCCCCGGAGCGAAGGGCGCATCGGTGTGTGCCAAGGAGTTCACAAAGTCTGGATCGCCGGCCACGGAGGATCGGTGAGCCTCCCATTGGGTCAGGGCCCACCCGGAGGCATAGTTGGTGTAATAGGGAATTGCATCGGTATTAGCCTTTATGGCCTCCAGGGCCTCAAGGAATCCCTCGGGGGTATTGGGAAGTTCGGTAATACCTGCTTCCCGGAAGATCCGTTTGTTGTAAACAATACCGTTAGCGTTCACACTCACAGGAATTCCGTAGGTCGTCCCCTGGTAGGCCTGTTCGGTGGGCATGAGGTATTTCTTCGCCATTTCGGCTGTGGGGCCCAGGGGCTCAAAAAAATCTCCCAGCTGGGGAGGCGTTACCCCATCGGGTATCAACAGTACATCGCCGTAGTCTTTGGTATTCATCCGGATCTTGACGATTCCGCTGTAATCCGTCATGGCTTCAAAATTTACCTGCACATCAGGATAGATCTGATTAAATCTCCGTGCGTAATCGGCGAACAAGGTATCCACCAGATCGGTACGGTTTGTTAAAACGGTAATTGGTCCGGCAACCCTGCCATCCGAGGATCTCCCGGCTTCATCCCCTCCCCCTGCAAAGAGACTGCCCATCCCGAGGACAAAAAAAACAACAACTGCGGTCAGCACCTTCTTCATACTACTCTCCTCATGTGAAGTCACTCCCCGGCAGACCTTTTGCAACAACGTCCCCTGGGAATGAGATTAAAAGTGGCGTATTAGGAAACCGGTTTCCTTCATATGATACAATATACTGAGGCTATGTCAACGGTTATTTTTGCAATTCATCCCGGGTTTGCTTAATCAGCTCCCAGAGGTCTCGGTCGATGCGGTACGAACCTAACGATTCCCACCGGGTATCAGGTCTGCGGTGTCCGGCTACCCCGAAGGGACCCTCAAAGTTCCATAGCGCGAAACCCCATCGGTACTGGCGGAACAGGGAAAACACGTCTTCAAACCATGCCAGGGCCGTTGGATTCGGGATGGTATCGTAACATCCCATCTCCCCCACATGGACCTGTACTCCACGGTCATTCATCTCCCGCCATGACCGATAATGATCTTCCAGGGTTTGCCGGTTCCATAGTTTCCCTTGGTACCGGGCGCCGGGATATTCCTCCATGGGCAGTCCCTGGGTTTCTCTACACCACGAGGCCCTGTGGTGGGTTATGCTCATGGGCTGGTATCCCCGGGTACTCTGGATTGCGCCGGTATCAGCAAGCTCGGGCATAGCCAGATTACCTCCCCCTAAACCATCTAAAACCACTACTCTATCGGGGTTAATGGCGCGTATTTCTCCTATAACCCTTCGCATAAGCCGTTGGTGGATGTCCCGGGTCATTCCGTACTGTCCGATCTCCGGGGGTTCATTCAGTAAATCAAAACTCAGTTGCTCTGGGGTGTAGCTCCCGTACCTGCGGGCGAAGGCAGTCCACATGGCGGAAAATACCTCCTGGGCCTCCCCATCCCTCCAGAGGTTGTGACGCTCAAGCTCGGCACCGTTAATACAATATCCCGGCGCCCGGTGGAGATTCAGCGATACATGAAAACCCCTGTCTACCGCTTGGCGGACATAGTCGTCGATCAGACAAAGAATCCTCTCATTCGGCTGACTGTAGGAAAAATTCTCTATCCAGAACCAATAGTTAAGGGGAAATCGAAGGAAGGAGAATCCTTGATCTGCCAGAAAATCCAGAAGATGCAGGTCCGGAGCGTAGGGCTGCCGGGGATCCTCGGGATTGTACATCCATAATAGGTTAAAGCCAACGTGGGTATGTTTCATGGTTTCCAGTATATGTATGGAAACCGGTTTTGTCAGTAAAAACCATCCCGTTTCTAGGAAGTCCCCCGGAGCGGCATCCCGGGAAACGGAGCTCAAGGTAATCTACCAAGCCTGGACATAGTATGGTAGTATGAAGGCTCTTGGGGACTTGCCCGAGATATGGGCTTCCATGCTAGAAAGAAAGACGAGATATGAAACCTAAAAAATTGACCATAAATGAGATAGCCGAGATGGCCCGGGTTTCTAAGGGTACGGTCTCAAAGATCTTGAACAATAAACCGGGGATCAGCCAGGACACCCGCCGCAGGGTCATGGACATTGTTGGACACCTGGATTACTTCCCGAATTCCGCAGCCCAGGCATTAGCCTACCAGAGGACAAATAATATCGGTTTGGTAATTCCCCACGAAGCGGGAATCAGCCTTGCCGGCTCCTACTGGTCAGCCCTGATTACCGCCATTGCTCAGACCGCTGCAGGGCAAAACTATAATCTGATGCTCCTCACCCCTCATATCGAGGGAGATTTAGAGCAGGTCTATGACTCGGTGCTGCGATCCCATAAGGTGGATGGCCTGATAATCGGGGCTGAGCTGGTGGATAAACGCAGCCTGTCCCGGATTGTCTTGGCGGATCTCCCCCTGGTCATGGTGGGCCAAAACTCGGAGTTCCACCA encodes the following:
- a CDS encoding discoidin domain-containing protein is translated as MIHKHRIRVFARITLMLLASIVLLASCATGSGPSPHAAVGSESGPTLLDHGSQRIFLSGMNLAWIDFARDLTSFNEDRFVQALDEISQAGGNSIRWWIHVNGSHTPVWEGDAVIGMPEGSIDTLERALDLAWERGILVNITLWSFDMLQNQSTMDPQRNKRFLEDPALVQSYIDTALTPMVERLGSHPAVIAWEVFNEPEGMSTAYGWTPTRVSMETIQRVVNQIAGAIHRMAPDAKVTNGSWNFRVLTDISGFTNYYRDDRLIAAGGDPLGTLDLYQVHFYQQHFSDATSPFHHPASYWELDKPIVIGEFAAVGIVDMGSGIKTSSTLTPQEAYEYAYANGYAGALAWTWTAHEPEFGSLSNIEPGLMSLKFSHPRQIRIDTGTINRTPQKIGTIPRILLPLDSSEPSKPVDLSTIFTDTEDPKGLSYEIRIQSGEDIAEIYLEDGILRARAMPGRAGSLRGSIRALDSGGKWVEDSLSVTVIDPDRGNIGLFKPVQASSTEGEAHPASLVNDGLLDTRWSSEYEDTQWLHLDLQGTFTLSQIHLFWEAAFGTSYDISVSTDGTSWSRIISERGGDGGEDTFMLDEVPASHVRVDFHSRGTEWGFSLWELEIIGERVQP
- a CDS encoding glycoside hydrolase family 130 protein → MNTITVAGQAIPSMPWQAKPTQAQGPVWRYSENPVVPRNPAPGISRVFNSAVVPWEDGFIGVFRAEYVNGRPFLHLGYSADALQWKIDESPIPMVDGEGKDYPPLYAYDPRLVKIEDTYYIIWCTDFHGAALGLASTQDFKTFRRLENPFLPFNRNGVLFPRKHRGRFLLLSRPSDSGHTPFGDIFLSESPDLVYWGRHRHVMSKGGQGWWQTLKIGGGPAPIETSEGWLLIYHGVTQTCNGYVYSMGGAILDLDEPSRVLYRSQNFLLTPEMAYETQGFVDNVIFPCATLVDAPSGRIAIYYGAADTYVGLAFAQADELISYIKATSEVVGDDPDLGRP
- a CDS encoding carbohydrate ABC transporter permease produces the protein MVRNAVYRKSRVASISQGDSTAYLIRGLSYALLIMAAFAALLPIVVVLFASLKTPAEYAQSGALVLPQNWLNLENYRRAFTEGNMLLGFLNTGITMAISLFGAVVLGAMAAYVLSRFAFPGKRLVLMLFLFATLVPGVTTQVATFKIVNALGLYNTRMAGILLFMGTDIISIYIFLQFLDSLPVSLDESAMLEGASYLTIFRRIIMPLLKPAITTVLIIKGVGVYNNFYTPFLYMPKPSLHMVSTALFKFQGPYGSQWEVISAAVIIATIPTLLIFITLQKYIYNGFTQGAIK
- a CDS encoding carbohydrate ABC transporter permease translates to MKPIKREVPMLGTASYKVQRRILIGTFLLAPLALLFVFTLLPVLNMFYYSLLEWKGLGDNTRFVGLGNYSRIFSNPEYFSVLTVSLYYLLGTFLQLALALFFATLISYGVRFREFFKGVMFFPFLMNGVAIGFIFLYFYRPDGTLDSFLRLIGAGDAVRYWLRNPGLINISLAATSVWRYMGFNFVIFLGAIQSIPGEIYDAAAIDGANKWQQFLYIIYPSIKRIVQLNLILAINGAISVFEIPYIMTGGNNGSRTFVIQTVETAFKYNKFGLASAMAVVLFFIVLLVTGMQNLFFKKEDQ
- a CDS encoding ABC transporter substrate-binding protein, which encodes MKKVLTAVVVFFVLGMGSLFAGGGDEAGRSSDGRVAGPITVLTNRTDLVDTLFADYARRFNQIYPDVQVNFEAMTDYSGIVKIRMNTKDYGDVLLIPDGVTPPQLGDFFEPLGPTAEMAKKYLMPTEQAYQGTTYGIPVSVNANGIVYNKRIFREAGITELPNTPEGFLEALEAIKANTDAIPYYTNYASGWALTQWEAHRSSVAGDPDFVNSLAHTDAPFAPGEPHYIVYKLMYDIVARGLAEADPTTTDWESSKARLGNGEIATMVLGSWAIPQIQALADDPSDVGYMPFPYNNNGIVSAASGGDYKLAVNIHSKNKPAALAWLYWFVEESGFAKETGGIPPVVGGEVPESLQAFADLGVNFVSNNPAPAGEEGWVDEIDREGEIGLWEPNFKARIIEAAFGARNETFDQIMADLNEDWKAARAVVTP
- a CDS encoding glycoside hydrolase family 5 protein translates to MKHTHVGFNLLWMYNPEDPRQPYAPDLHLLDFLADQGFSFLRFPLNYWFWIENFSYSQPNERILCLIDDYVRQAVDRGFHVSLNLHRAPGYCINGAELERHNLWRDGEAQEVFSAMWTAFARRYGSYTPEQLSFDLLNEPPEIGQYGMTRDIHQRLMRRVIGEIRAINPDRVVVLDGLGGGNLAMPELADTGAIQSTRGYQPMSITHHRASWCRETQGLPMEEYPGARYQGKLWNRQTLEDHYRSWREMNDRGVQVHVGEMGCYDTIPNPTALAWFEDVFSLFRQYRWGFALWNFEGPFGVAGHRRPDTRWESLGSYRIDRDLWELIKQTRDELQK